One part of the Halopenitus persicus genome encodes these proteins:
- a CDS encoding glycosyltransferase family 2 protein — MAYFLVINGTYLTLTVFAITHIRQRTELESYEPAGILQSNQFLPGIAIVVPAYNEEKVIVDSVTSLLSLEYPFYEVIVVNDGSTDGTVGRLVSEFELERIDADYPVELPCEPVDRIYRAPDTDLVLIDKANGGKADALNAGLFFTQKPLFCAIDADSLIERGALQAIVEPFLTKPTATVATGGTVRIANGVSFEKGAPADVALSRSRLVRFQAVEYLRAFFLGRTGLSRIRSLIIISGAFGLFDAETVREIGGYDTDSITEDMELVVRLHRHLIDADQEYEVTFLPHPVVWTEVPESLSVLSRQRRRWFRGLLDTLVKHRDAIGRPSYGLVGLVALPLFVFVEGIGRLVEALGYVLVPLLFVIGALDVWFFIAFLFVSVGLGAILSTVAIFGEVLTYRRYDDPKDVAVLLGYALLESFSYRPWRALVSCQATFEYLLGDKSWGKMTRTGFEEPTDSSD, encoded by the coding sequence TCCTTCCCGGGATCGCGATCGTTGTGCCGGCGTATAACGAGGAAAAAGTGATCGTCGACAGCGTCACGTCCCTTCTATCGCTTGAATATCCGTTTTATGAGGTGATAGTCGTCAATGACGGGTCAACTGACGGCACGGTGGGCCGACTCGTTTCGGAGTTCGAGTTGGAACGCATCGATGCGGACTATCCCGTCGAATTACCGTGTGAACCGGTCGATCGGATCTACCGTGCGCCGGACACGGATCTCGTCCTGATCGATAAAGCAAACGGCGGCAAAGCGGATGCGCTAAACGCGGGGCTGTTCTTCACGCAGAAGCCGCTTTTTTGTGCGATCGATGCCGACTCGCTCATCGAACGGGGCGCTCTGCAGGCGATCGTTGAGCCCTTCCTGACGAAGCCAACCGCCACGGTAGCAACGGGTGGAACGGTTCGGATCGCAAACGGCGTCTCGTTTGAGAAAGGTGCTCCAGCCGACGTCGCCCTCTCGAGGAGTCGGCTCGTTCGATTTCAGGCCGTCGAATATCTCCGGGCGTTCTTCTTGGGTCGAACCGGGCTCAGTCGCATTCGCAGCTTGATAATCATCTCCGGAGCGTTCGGGCTGTTCGATGCGGAAACGGTCCGCGAGATCGGTGGCTACGATACCGACAGCATCACCGAGGACATGGAGCTCGTCGTTCGTCTCCATCGGCATCTCATCGACGCCGATCAAGAGTACGAGGTGACGTTTCTTCCACACCCCGTCGTCTGGACGGAGGTTCCCGAGTCGCTCTCCGTTCTGAGTCGACAGCGGCGGCGGTGGTTTCGGGGCTTGCTCGACACGCTCGTCAAACACCGGGATGCGATCGGCCGGCCATCGTACGGACTCGTCGGACTGGTTGCATTGCCGCTGTTTGTATTCGTCGAGGGAATCGGCCGGTTGGTTGAGGCGCTCGGATACGTCTTGGTGCCGTTGCTTTTCGTCATCGGGGCCCTCGACGTGTGGTTTTTCATCGCGTTCCTCTTCGTGTCCGTCGGGCTCGGTGCCATCTTGAGTACCGTCGCCATTTTTGGAGAGGTTCTCACGTATCGCCGGTACGATGATCCGAAGGACGTGGCCGTGCTCTTGGGATATGCGCTCCTCGAAAGTTTCAGCTACAGGCCGTGGCGTGCGCTCGTTTCGTGTCAAGCGACGTTTGAATATCTGCTTGGTGACAAATCATGGGGGAAGATGACCCGGACGGGGTTCGAAGAGCCAACCGACTCCTCGGACTGA
- a CDS encoding class I SAM-dependent methyltransferase yields the protein MAGKTGAGDPADGGVAADETTDAGSIDGESGRTEASPFSDHDPIATYDRIATHFSKTREYAWPEVESFLADRTATRAIDVGCGNGRHTELLADHAETAVGVDASRGLLAEARTRAADRGVTASFLQGDAASLPIATDAADLGVYVATIHHLRPRRRRVRSLNELARVLDPAGVALVSTWSAAHDRFADVDPVADPDVRAVTDADGTPIGFDTTVDWTLPSGETVPRFYHIYTPNGFRGDLAASDLSIESFEISSGNCYVTVRPSDGIAPKE from the coding sequence ATGGCCGGTAAAACGGGGGCTGGCGACCCGGCCGACGGCGGGGTGGCGGCCGATGAAACGACGGACGCCGGGTCGATCGACGGCGAGTCCGGACGAACCGAGGCGTCCCCATTCAGCGATCACGACCCGATCGCGACCTACGACCGGATCGCGACCCACTTCTCGAAGACGCGCGAGTACGCCTGGCCGGAGGTCGAGTCGTTCCTCGCGGACCGGACCGCGACCCGAGCGATCGACGTGGGCTGTGGAAACGGCCGTCACACGGAACTCCTCGCCGACCACGCCGAGACGGCCGTCGGCGTGGACGCGAGCCGGGGGTTGCTCGCCGAGGCTCGCACGCGTGCCGCCGACCGCGGAGTGACCGCGTCGTTCCTGCAGGGCGACGCCGCGTCGCTCCCGATCGCGACCGATGCCGCGGATCTCGGGGTCTACGTGGCGACGATCCATCACCTTCGGCCCCGCCGCCGGCGCGTCCGGAGCCTGAACGAGCTCGCGCGCGTCCTCGATCCTGCGGGCGTCGCCCTCGTGAGCACCTGGAGCGCGGCCCACGACCGCTTCGCCGACGTCGATCCAGTCGCCGATCCGGACGTTCGCGCGGTCACGGACGCGGACGGAACCCCGATCGGGTTCGACACGACCGTCGACTGGACGCTCCCCAGCGGGGAAACGGTCCCGCGCTTTTACCACATTTATACGCCGAACGGCTTCCGGGGCGACCTCGCGGCGAGCGACCTGTCGATCGAGTCGTTCGAGATCTCCAGCGGGAACTGCTACGTGACGGTGCGGCCGTCGGACGGGATCGCCCCGAAAGAGTAA
- the arcD gene encoding arginine/ornithine antiporter ArcD, with amino-acid sequence MVDFEPRLYEDLDPDERPSLAAALVPIAGMILFLSVGIVAFELDPQFPLFWGIALTGLFARYHLGLSWADLYEGVSSSLLMGMKVILIMFTVYALIASWIQAGTIPSLMYYGLDLFTPTIFLPVSAALAAVVSFAVGSSWTTAGTLGVALIGIGSGLGIPAPMTAGAILTGAYTGDKQSPLSDTTNLAAAVTNTDLYDHINAMRAGTLAAFGLSFLLYVALGLRASGDIPAGRIAEIQTAIEGTYVVSPLVFLPLLVTFGLAIYGIPALPTLGTGVFAGVFTAMAVQGTAFGTAWATAQSGTAPETGMELVNELLASGGLIGGAWIVTIAIAALSLGGMLERAGVLAVLAHHLGRLVRGVGSLTGVTALSAISMNALAAEQYVSIVVPGMTLENLYAEQGLRTTNLSRAIEASGTTTSALIPWSSGGLFMTGTLGVSTLEYAPFYFFGFLSPLVLIVMGVTGWQIVYQE; translated from the coding sequence ATGGTAGACTTCGAGCCCCGCCTCTACGAGGACCTCGACCCGGACGAGCGGCCGTCGCTCGCCGCGGCGCTCGTCCCGATCGCCGGGATGATCCTCTTTCTCAGCGTCGGCATCGTCGCGTTCGAACTCGACCCGCAGTTCCCGCTGTTCTGGGGGATCGCCCTCACCGGCCTGTTCGCCCGCTATCATCTCGGACTGTCGTGGGCCGACCTGTACGAGGGCGTCTCGAGCAGCCTGTTGATGGGGATGAAGGTGATCCTCATCATGTTCACCGTCTACGCGCTCATCGCCTCCTGGATCCAGGCCGGGACGATCCCGAGCCTGATGTACTACGGATTGGACCTGTTCACGCCGACGATCTTCCTCCCGGTCTCGGCCGCCCTCGCCGCGGTCGTCTCGTTCGCCGTCGGCTCCTCGTGGACGACTGCCGGCACCCTCGGTGTCGCGCTCATCGGGATCGGGTCCGGGCTCGGCATCCCCGCACCGATGACCGCGGGCGCGATCCTCACCGGGGCCTACACCGGCGACAAGCAGTCGCCGCTGTCGGACACGACGAACCTCGCCGCCGCCGTCACCAACACGGACCTCTACGACCACATCAACGCGATGCGGGCCGGCACGCTCGCCGCCTTCGGCCTGTCGTTCCTGCTGTACGTCGCGCTGGGGCTGCGCGCGTCCGGCGACATCCCCGCCGGCCGCATCGCCGAGATCCAGACGGCGATCGAGGGCACGTACGTCGTCTCGCCGCTCGTGTTCCTCCCCCTCCTCGTCACCTTCGGGCTCGCGATCTACGGGATTCCAGCCCTGCCGACGCTCGGGACGGGCGTGTTCGCGGGCGTGTTCACCGCGATGGCCGTGCAGGGGACCGCGTTCGGAACGGCGTGGGCGACCGCCCAGTCCGGGACGGCCCCCGAGACCGGGATGGAACTCGTGAACGAGCTCCTCGCGAGCGGCGGATTGATCGGCGGCGCGTGGATCGTCACGATCGCGATCGCGGCGCTCTCGCTCGGCGGGATGCTCGAGCGGGCCGGCGTCCTCGCGGTCCTCGCGCACCACCTGGGCCGGCTCGTACGCGGCGTCGGGAGCCTGACCGGCGTCACGGCCCTCTCGGCGATCTCGATGAACGCGCTGGCGGCCGAACAGTACGTGAGCATCGTCGTCCCGGGGATGACCCTCGAGAACCTCTACGCCGAGCAGGGGCTGCGGACGACGAACCTCTCGCGCGCGATCGAGGCCTCCGGAACGACGACCAGCGCGCTGATCCCCTGGAGCAGCGGCGGCCTGTTCATGACGGGCACGCTCGGGGTCTCCACCCTGGAGTACGCCCCGTTCTACTTCTTCGGCTTCCTCTCGCCGCTCGTCCTGATCGTGATGGGTGTCACCGGCTGGCAGATCGTGTATCAGGAGTAG
- a CDS encoding LeuA family protein — translation MRRLRRTPRRIEFFQGTIASNIDIGPVRIFDTTLRDGEQSPRTSFSYDEKRRIASTLDAMGTHVIEAGFPVNSEAEFEAVSDIAAATDATVCGLARVVDKDVEAAIDSGAEMVHVFVSTSDVQLEDSMHATREDAVERAVDSVRRVKEAGVECMFSPMDATRTDPEFLMEIVEAVSDADVDWINIPDTCGVGTPTAFGKTVEAVVEATDARVDVHTHDDFGLATANALAGFENGAHQAQVSVNGIGERAGNAAYEEVVMAAESVYGVDTGIDTTKIIDLSRIVEDASDIPVPANKPVVGRNAFSHESGIHAAGVMENADTFEPGVMTPEMVGAEREFVLGKHTGTNAVRKHLTEAGFAPTDAEVRAVTKRVKKQGANKRRVTAGDVERFADEEGIERREEVTV, via the coding sequence ATACGGAGGCTTCGTCGGACACCCCGGCGGATCGAGTTCTTCCAGGGCACGATAGCTTCTAATATCGACATCGGTCCTGTCCGAATTTTCGATACGACGTTACGAGACGGTGAACAGTCACCACGCACGTCCTTCAGTTACGACGAGAAACGACGCATAGCGTCCACGCTGGACGCGATGGGGACCCACGTCATCGAGGCGGGGTTCCCGGTCAACTCCGAGGCGGAGTTCGAGGCCGTCAGCGACATCGCGGCCGCGACCGACGCCACGGTCTGCGGGCTGGCCCGCGTCGTCGACAAGGACGTGGAGGCAGCGATCGACTCGGGCGCGGAGATGGTCCACGTCTTCGTCTCCACGAGCGACGTCCAACTCGAGGACTCGATGCACGCGACCCGCGAGGACGCGGTCGAGCGCGCCGTCGACAGCGTTCGCCGCGTGAAGGAGGCGGGCGTGGAGTGTATGTTCTCCCCGATGGACGCCACGCGGACCGACCCCGAGTTCCTGATGGAGATCGTCGAGGCGGTCTCGGACGCCGACGTCGACTGGATCAACATCCCGGACACCTGCGGGGTCGGCACGCCGACCGCGTTCGGGAAGACCGTCGAGGCGGTCGTCGAGGCCACCGACGCGCGCGTCGACGTCCACACCCACGACGACTTCGGGCTGGCGACGGCCAACGCGTTGGCCGGCTTCGAGAACGGCGCCCACCAGGCGCAGGTCTCGGTCAACGGCATCGGTGAGCGTGCCGGCAACGCCGCCTACGAGGAGGTCGTGATGGCGGCCGAATCGGTCTACGGCGTCGACACCGGGATCGACACGACGAAGATCATCGACCTCTCGCGGATCGTCGAGGACGCCTCGGACATCCCGGTCCCGGCGAACAAGCCCGTGGTCGGACGGAACGCGTTCTCCCACGAGTCCGGGATCCACGCGGCCGGCGTGATGGAGAACGCCGACACGTTCGAGCCCGGCGTGATGACCCCGGAGATGGTCGGCGCCGAACGCGAGTTCGTGCTCGGGAAACACACGGGGACCAACGCGGTGCGGAAACACCTGACCGAGGCCGGCTTCGCCCCGACCGACGCGGAGGTCCGCGCGGTCACGAAGCGGGTCAAAAAGCAGGGCGCGAACAAGCGGCGCGTCACGGCCGGCGACGTCGAGCGGTTCGCCGACGAGGAGGGGATCGAACGACGCGAGGAGGTCACGGTCTGA
- the ilvB gene encoding biosynthetic-type acetolactate synthase large subunit codes for MTPRDEPTDHDETADATGSADNEESTRTAPTDATTEPDTDANAATNAGTAEAPATDGGTAAAETDAGAEEAAEAAGTRTPTTGAESVIAALEAAGAETAFGVQGGAIMPVYDALYASSVHHVTMAHEQGAAHAADAYGVVSGETGVCLATSGPGATNLVTGIADASMDSDALLALTGQVPTELVGNDAFQETDTIGVTAPITKHNYFASGTDTVGDTVGEAFAYAETGRPGPTLVDLPKDVTLGETDQTPKPPEPPAGAEVDPEADPEAVERAARAIEESERPLCLFGGGVIKSDASDQARRFARDHGIPVTTTMPGIGSFPEDDPLALSWAGMHGTGYANMAITHTDCLIAVGTRFDDRLTGGIETFAPEAEVIHIDIDPAEISKNVHADHPLIGDAGTVLEQLLAAVDDGPDAEAWREQCADWTERYPMTYAMPEDEPLKPQFVVEAFDEATDDDTIVTTGVGQHQMWAAQFWTYTEPRTWVSSHGLGTMGYGLPAAVGARLAADNAGETDRDVVCFDGDGSFLMTIQELSVAVREDLDITFAVLNNEYIGMVRQWQDAFFEGRHMASEYEWMPEFDKLAEAFGAKGWAVSEYDAVADTIEAALAYDGPSVIDFRIDPAENVYPMVPSGGANGKFALSEEQL; via the coding sequence ATGACTCCCCGAGACGAACCGACCGACCACGACGAGACGGCCGACGCAACCGGATCGGCCGACAACGAGGAATCGACACGCACAGCACCGACGGACGCAACGACGGAACCCGACACCGACGCGAACGCCGCAACCAACGCCGGCACCGCCGAGGCTCCCGCGACCGACGGCGGCACTGCCGCCGCCGAAACCGACGCGGGGGCTGAGGAGGCGGCCGAGGCGGCCGGCACGCGAACGCCGACGACCGGCGCCGAGTCGGTCATCGCCGCCCTCGAGGCGGCCGGCGCCGAGACGGCCTTCGGCGTGCAGGGCGGGGCGATCATGCCCGTCTACGACGCGCTGTACGCCTCTTCGGTCCATCACGTGACGATGGCCCACGAGCAGGGCGCCGCCCACGCCGCCGACGCCTACGGCGTCGTCTCCGGCGAGACCGGCGTCTGTCTGGCCACGTCCGGCCCGGGCGCGACGAACCTGGTCACCGGGATCGCCGACGCCTCGATGGACTCGGACGCGCTACTGGCGCTGACCGGCCAGGTCCCCACGGAGCTCGTCGGCAACGACGCGTTCCAAGAGACCGACACCATCGGCGTCACGGCGCCGATCACGAAACACAACTACTTCGCGAGCGGGACCGACACGGTCGGCGACACCGTCGGCGAGGCGTTCGCCTACGCCGAGACCGGCCGTCCGGGGCCGACGCTCGTTGACCTGCCGAAGGACGTCACCCTCGGCGAGACCGACCAAACCCCGAAACCGCCGGAGCCGCCGGCCGGGGCCGAGGTCGATCCCGAGGCGGACCCCGAGGCCGTCGAACGGGCCGCACGCGCGATCGAGGAGTCCGAACGGCCGCTGTGTCTGTTCGGCGGCGGCGTCATCAAGAGCGACGCCAGCGACCAGGCCCGCCGGTTCGCCCGCGACCACGGCATTCCCGTGACGACCACGATGCCCGGGATCGGGTCGTTCCCCGAGGACGACCCGCTCGCGCTGTCGTGGGCGGGGATGCACGGCACCGGTTACGCCAACATGGCGATCACCCACACCGACTGCCTGATCGCGGTCGGGACGCGCTTCGACGACCGGTTGACCGGCGGGATCGAGACGTTCGCGCCGGAGGCCGAGGTCATCCACATCGACATCGACCCGGCCGAGATCTCGAAGAACGTCCACGCCGACCATCCGCTGATCGGCGACGCGGGGACGGTCCTCGAGCAGCTGCTCGCCGCGGTCGACGACGGGCCCGACGCCGAGGCGTGGCGCGAGCAGTGTGCCGACTGGACGGAACGGTACCCGATGACCTACGCGATGCCCGAGGACGAGCCGCTCAAGCCGCAGTTCGTCGTCGAGGCGTTCGACGAAGCGACCGACGACGACACGATCGTCACCACGGGCGTCGGGCAACACCAGATGTGGGCTGCCCAGTTCTGGACGTACACGGAGCCCCGAACCTGGGTCTCCTCGCACGGGCTGGGGACGATGGGCTACGGCCTGCCGGCCGCGGTCGGCGCGCGCCTCGCGGCCGACAACGCCGGCGAGACGGACCGTGACGTGGTCTGTTTCGACGGCGACGGCTCCTTTTTGATGACGATCCAGGAGCTGTCGGTCGCGGTGCGTGAGGACCTGGACATCACGTTCGCGGTCCTCAACAACGAGTACATCGGGATGGTCCGCCAGTGGCAGGACGCCTTCTTCGAGGGCCGACACATGGCCTCGGAGTACGAGTGGATGCCCGAGTTCGACAAGCTCGCCGAGGCGTTCGGCGCGAAGGGCTGGGCCGTCTCCGAGTACGACGCCGTCGCCGACACGATCGAGGCGGCGCTGGCCTACGACGGTCCGTCGGTGATCGACTTCCGCATCGACCCCGCCGAGAACGTCTACCCGATGGTGCCGAGCGGCGGCGCGAACGGGAAGTTCGCCCTCTCGGAGGAGCAGCTATGA
- the ilvN gene encoding acetolactate synthase small subunit translates to MPGPAPDERPHPEGRRNSQGIRIDPAVEAEHEPRRATISALVEDEPGVLSRVSGLVSRRQFNIESLTVGPTTVAGHSRITMVVEESDPGIDQIEKQLAKLKPVISVGELHDDAVSAELVLLKVRGDEPDKVHAITEMYDGQTLDAGPRTITVQLTGDEQKIDDAIDAFEQFGIIEIARTGQTALSRGDTQTVPGEEPGTSGEPTTHATGTGETTQQPYRDP, encoded by the coding sequence ATGCCCGGCCCGGCGCCCGACGAGCGCCCCCATCCGGAGGGACGGCGCAACAGTCAGGGGATCCGCATCGATCCCGCCGTCGAGGCGGAACACGAGCCGCGGCGGGCGACGATCTCCGCGCTCGTCGAGGACGAGCCCGGCGTGCTCTCGCGCGTCTCCGGGCTCGTCTCCCGCCGACAGTTCAACATCGAGAGCCTGACGGTCGGCCCGACCACGGTCGCGGGCCACTCCCGGATCACGATGGTGGTCGAGGAGTCCGACCCGGGGATCGACCAGATCGAGAAACAGCTGGCGAAGCTCAAGCCCGTCATCTCCGTGGGCGAGCTTCACGACGACGCGGTCTCCGCGGAGCTGGTCCTGCTGAAGGTCCGTGGCGACGAGCCGGACAAGGTCCACGCGATCACGGAGATGTACGACGGCCAGACGCTCGACGCCGGGCCGCGGACGATCACCGTCCAGCTGACGGGCGACGAGCAGAAGATCGACGACGCGATCGACGCCTTCGAGCAGTTCGGCATCATCGAGATCGCCCGGACGGGCCAGACCGCCCTCTCCCGGGGCGACACGCAGACGGTTCCGGGCGAGGAGCCCGGCACCTCCGGCGAACCGACCACCCACGCCACGGGCACGGGGGAAACGACACAACAACCCTATCGCGATCCGTAA
- the ilvC gene encoding ketol-acid reductoisomerase, with protein MTNDTPFDSNVYYEDDADTTHILEKTVAVLGYGSQGHAHAQNLAESGVDVVVGLREDSSSRSAAEADGLTVETPADAVAQADVVSVLVPDTVQPDVYENAIKPNLDPGDTLQFAHGFNIHYNQIRPPEDVDVTMVAPKSPGHLVRRNYENDEGTPGLLAVYQDTTGTATDEALAYAAAIGCARAGVVETTFREETETDLFGEQAVLCGGVTSLVKQAYETLVEAGYSPEMAYFECLNEMKLIVDLMYEGGLGEMWDSVSDTAEYGGLTQGDVVVDEHARENMEQVLEQVQDGTFAREWIAENQAGRPSYTQLREAERTHEIEQVGEELRALFAWAEEETDEETEAVTADA; from the coding sequence ATGACGAACGACACACCATTCGACTCGAACGTATATTACGAGGACGACGCCGACACGACCCACATCCTCGAGAAGACCGTCGCCGTGCTCGGCTACGGCTCCCAGGGCCACGCACACGCGCAGAACCTCGCGGAGAGCGGGGTCGACGTGGTCGTCGGCCTGCGGGAGGACTCCTCCTCCCGGTCCGCCGCCGAGGCGGACGGACTCACCGTCGAGACGCCGGCGGACGCGGTCGCGCAGGCGGACGTCGTTTCGGTGCTCGTCCCGGACACGGTCCAGCCCGACGTCTACGAGAACGCGATCAAGCCCAACCTCGATCCCGGCGACACGCTCCAGTTCGCCCACGGGTTCAACATCCACTACAATCAGATCCGTCCGCCCGAGGACGTCGACGTAACGATGGTCGCACCGAAGTCGCCGGGACACCTGGTCCGCCGGAACTACGAGAACGACGAGGGCACGCCCGGCCTGCTGGCGGTCTACCAGGACACGACGGGAACGGCCACCGATGAGGCGCTCGCGTATGCGGCCGCTATCGGCTGTGCGCGCGCCGGCGTCGTCGAGACGACGTTCCGCGAGGAGACCGAAACCGACCTCTTCGGCGAACAGGCGGTCCTCTGTGGCGGCGTCACGTCGCTGGTGAAACAGGCCTACGAGACGCTCGTGGAGGCGGGCTACTCGCCGGAGATGGCCTACTTCGAATGTCTCAACGAGATGAAGCTCATCGTCGACCTGATGTACGAGGGCGGGCTCGGCGAGATGTGGGACTCCGTCTCCGACACCGCCGAGTACGGCGGGCTCACCCAGGGCGACGTCGTCGTCGACGAGCACGCCCGCGAGAACATGGAGCAGGTCCTCGAGCAGGTCCAGGACGGGACCTTCGCCCGCGAGTGGATCGCGGAGAACCAGGCCGGTCGCCCCTCTTACACCCAGCTGCGCGAGGCCGAGCGCACCCACGAGATCGAGCAGGTCGGCGAGGAGCTGCGCGCGCTGTTCGCGTGGGCCGAGGAGGAGACCGACGAGGAGACGGAGGCAGTGACCGCTGATGCCTGA
- the leuC gene encoding 3-isopropylmalate dehydratase large subunit, with product MSEGTLYDEVWDRHKVTELPTGQDQLFVGLHLIHEVTSPQAFGMLQERDQEVAFPERTHATVDHIVPTGDRDRPFADDAAETMMAELEENVRGAGIEFSDPDSGNQGIVHVIGPEQGLTQPGMTIVCGDSHTSTHGAFGALAFGIGTSQIRDVLATGCVAMEKQKVRKIEVTGELGDHVTAKDVILTIIRQLGTDGGVGYVYEYAGEAIEDLGMEGRMSICNMSIEGGARAGYVNPDETTYEWLRETDAFADDPERFAELTSYWESIASDDDAEYDDVVTIDGSAIEPTVTWGTTPGQGVGVTEPIPAPEDLPADKQDTARRAQEHMGVEPGETMEGYEIDVAFLGSCTNARLKDLREAAAFVAGREVDEDVRAMVVPGSQRVQRAAEAEGLDEVFTEAGFEWREPGCSMCLGMNDDQLQGDEASASSSNRNFVGRQGSKDGRTVLMSPTMVAAAAVTGAVTDVREMEEVVSV from the coding sequence ATGAGCGAGGGCACGCTCTACGACGAGGTCTGGGACCGCCACAAGGTGACGGAGCTGCCGACCGGACAGGACCAGCTGTTCGTCGGTCTCCACCTCATCCACGAGGTGACGAGCCCACAGGCGTTCGGAATGCTGCAGGAACGCGATCAGGAGGTCGCCTTCCCCGAGCGCACGCACGCGACCGTCGACCACATCGTGCCGACCGGCGACCGCGACCGCCCCTTCGCCGACGACGCGGCGGAGACCATGATGGCGGAGCTCGAGGAGAACGTCCGCGGCGCGGGCATCGAATTCTCTGACCCCGACTCGGGGAACCAGGGGATCGTCCACGTCATCGGCCCCGAGCAGGGACTCACCCAGCCCGGCATGACGATCGTCTGCGGGGACTCCCACACCTCGACGCACGGCGCCTTCGGCGCGCTGGCGTTCGGGATCGGGACCTCACAGATCCGGGACGTTCTCGCGACCGGCTGCGTCGCGATGGAGAAACAGAAGGTGCGAAAGATCGAGGTCACCGGCGAGCTCGGCGATCACGTCACCGCCAAGGACGTCATCCTGACTATCATCCGACAGCTCGGCACCGACGGCGGCGTCGGCTACGTCTACGAGTACGCCGGCGAGGCCATCGAGGACCTCGGGATGGAGGGCCGGATGTCGATCTGCAACATGTCGATCGAGGGCGGCGCACGCGCCGGCTACGTCAATCCGGACGAGACCACCTACGAGTGGCTGCGCGAGACGGATGCCTTCGCGGATGACCCCGAACGGTTCGCGGAGCTCACGTCCTACTGGGAGTCGATCGCCAGCGACGACGACGCCGAGTACGACGACGTCGTCACGATCGACGGCTCCGCGATCGAACCCACCGTCACGTGGGGAACGACCCCCGGACAGGGCGTCGGCGTCACCGAGCCGATCCCTGCCCCCGAGGACCTGCCGGCGGACAAGCAGGACACCGCTCGCCGCGCCCAGGAACACATGGGCGTCGAGCCGGGCGAGACGATGGAGGGCTACGAGATCGACGTCGCCTTCCTCGGATCGTGCACGAACGCCCGCCTGAAGGACCTGCGGGAGGCGGCCGCGTTCGTCGCGGGTCGCGAGGTCGACGAGGACGTCCGCGCGATGGTCGTTCCCGGCAGCCAGCGCGTCCAGCGAGCCGCCGAGGCCGAGGGCCTCGACGAGGTCTTCACCGAGGCCGGCTTCGAGTGGCGCGAGCCCGGCTGCTCGATGTGTCTCGGGATGAACGACGACCAGCTGCAGGGCGACGAGGCCAGCGCCTCCTCCTCGAACCGCAACTTCGTCGGCCGGCAGGGATCGAAGGACGGTCGGACGGTCCTGATGAGCCCGACGATGGTCGCGGCGGCGGCGGTGACCGGCGCGGTCACCGACGTCCGCGAGATGGAGGAGGTGGTGTCGGTATGA
- the leuD gene encoding 3-isopropylmalate dehydratase small subunit: MSGSDAGIDHESFADGEAPAEKVTAVSGTGIPVRGNDIDTDQIIPARFMKVVTFDGLGQFAFFDQRFDDEDNEKDHPFNEQRYQGANVLVVNANFGCGSSREHAPQALMRWGIDAIVGESFAEIFAGNCLALGIPTVTADRESIEALQDYVEANPDADVDIDVAAETITYDDTVIDATVNDAQRKALVEGVWDTTALMGANASAVRETARSLPYVPEEDVPATDGGRDAAAGDD; the protein is encoded by the coding sequence ATGAGCGGATCCGACGCCGGGATCGACCACGAAAGCTTCGCCGACGGCGAGGCACCCGCCGAGAAGGTGACCGCGGTGTCCGGAACCGGCATTCCGGTTCGGGGCAACGACATCGACACCGACCAGATCATCCCGGCCCGATTCATGAAGGTCGTCACCTTCGACGGGCTGGGCCAGTTCGCCTTCTTCGACCAGCGGTTCGACGACGAGGACAACGAGAAGGACCACCCCTTCAACGAACAGCGGTATCAGGGCGCGAACGTGCTGGTCGTCAACGCCAACTTCGGCTGCGGCTCCTCGCGCGAGCACGCCCCGCAGGCGCTGATGCGCTGGGGGATCGACGCGATCGTCGGCGAGTCGTTCGCGGAGATCTTCGCGGGCAACTGTCTCGCGCTCGGCATCCCGACGGTGACCGCCGACCGGGAGTCCATCGAGGCGCTCCAGGACTACGTCGAGGCGAACCCCGACGCGGACGTCGACATCGACGTGGCCGCGGAGACGATCACCTACGACGACACCGTGATCGACGCGACCGTCAACGACGCCCAGCGGAAGGCGCTCGTCGAGGGCGTCTGGGACACGACGGCGCTGATGGGCGCGAACGCGAGCGCGGTCCGCGAGACCGCGCGATCGCTGCCGTACGTGCCCGAGGAGGACGTCCCCGCGACCGACGGGGGACGCGACGCCGCGGCGGGGGACGACTGA